From Proteiniborus sp. MB09-C3, the proteins below share one genomic window:
- the tnpB gene encoding IS66 family insertion sequence element accessory protein TnpB (TnpB, as the term is used for proteins encoded by IS66 family insertion elements, is considered an accessory protein, since TnpC, encoded by a neighboring gene, is a DDE family transposase.), which produces MLAEFNGFVHIYVACGHTDMRKSIDGLATIVAQNFHLDPFEKSLFLFCGRRRDRLKGLLWEGDGFLLLYKRLEGGSFNWPKDPQEVLEITPQQYRWLMEGLSIHQKNTIPKLEKKRVI; this is translated from the coding sequence ATGTTAGCAGAATTTAACGGCTTTGTCCATATTTACGTTGCATGCGGACATACGGATATGCGGAAATCAATCGATGGTCTTGCAACCATTGTAGCTCAAAATTTTCATCTTGATCCATTTGAAAAGAGTCTGTTTTTATTCTGTGGGAGAAGACGTGACAGATTGAAGGGATTGTTATGGGAGGGAGATGGGTTTTTACTACTATACAAAAGACTTGAAGGCGGTTCTTTTAACTGGCCAAAAGACCCTCAGGAAGTATTAGAGATAACTCCTCAGCAATATCGTTGGTTAATGGAAGGTCTATCTATCCATCAGAAAAATACCATACCAAAATTAGAGAAAAAGAGAGTAATTTAA
- a CDS encoding IS66 family transposase produces MRRTCKKNTFRLQRKAAFKNIPQQDQVYKLEETQRNCPKCGDNLSVVGKKFLRSEIKYIPAEISIVNIYQETYECRKCKKEGLPSIFNPYTPEPVLQHSYATASSVAWTMYQKFVQAVPLYRQEKDWKQMGFPISRATLSNWILKTSEEWLMPVVERLQEELLKEKYLHADETPVQVLNEPGKKNTTKSYMWVYSTSTHANRGIRIFKYATGRAGENASKFLKGFSGFLHTDAFSGYGKVKDIHHCLCWAHVRRYFNDAMPKDTKSQEGALPATGIAYCNQLFDWERKLKDLSPEERKIKRLEKEKPILDAFWSWAETVLTQVLPKSKIGTALQYAINHKEKLQTYLEDGNCVISNNIAENSIKPFTVGRKNWEFCGSPEGAKASACVYTLVETAKANGLNPYKYLEFILSRIPGSNLKTNPKVLNLMMPWDSLIQKTCKAD; encoded by the coding sequence ATTCGAAGAACCTGTAAGAAGAACACGTTCAGGTTACAAAGGAAGGCAGCATTTAAAAATATTCCTCAGCAAGACCAAGTATACAAATTAGAAGAAACTCAAAGGAACTGTCCTAAATGTGGAGATAATCTATCAGTTGTAGGTAAGAAATTCTTACGTTCTGAAATTAAATATATTCCAGCCGAAATCAGCATTGTAAATATATATCAAGAGACCTATGAGTGCAGAAAATGCAAAAAAGAAGGTCTGCCTTCTATTTTTAATCCATATACTCCAGAGCCAGTATTACAACATTCATATGCCACTGCATCAAGCGTTGCTTGGACTATGTATCAAAAATTTGTACAAGCAGTTCCCCTATATCGCCAAGAAAAAGATTGGAAGCAGATGGGCTTTCCAATTAGCCGTGCAACACTATCCAATTGGATACTAAAGACATCAGAAGAATGGCTAATGCCTGTAGTGGAAAGACTTCAGGAAGAACTCTTAAAGGAGAAGTATTTGCATGCTGACGAAACTCCAGTTCAAGTACTAAATGAACCTGGAAAGAAAAACACTACTAAATCATACATGTGGGTTTACTCTACATCCACCCATGCAAATCGTGGCATTAGGATATTTAAATATGCTACAGGAAGAGCTGGAGAAAACGCAAGCAAATTTCTTAAAGGGTTCAGTGGATTTTTACATACGGATGCTTTCTCAGGTTATGGAAAAGTAAAAGATATCCACCACTGCTTGTGCTGGGCCCATGTCAGGAGATACTTTAATGATGCTATGCCAAAAGATACGAAAAGTCAGGAAGGAGCTCTACCTGCCACAGGAATAGCATACTGTAATCAACTATTTGACTGGGAAAGAAAACTTAAAGACCTCTCGCCTGAAGAGAGAAAAATTAAGCGTCTAGAAAAGGAAAAACCAATTCTTGATGCCTTTTGGTCGTGGGCAGAAACAGTACTCACACAAGTACTGCCAAAATCTAAAATTGGAACAGCTCTTCAATATGCGATAAATCATAAGGAAAAGCTTCAAACATACCTAGAAGATGGGAACTGTGTAATATCCAACAACATTGCAGAAAACAGTATCAAACCATTTACCGTAGGGAGAAAGAACTGGGAGTTTTGCGGAAGCCCTGAAGGAGCCAAAGCAAGTGCATGCGTATATACATTAGTGGAAACCGCAAAGGCAAATGGCTTAAATCCCTACAAATATTTAGAGTTCATTTTATCCAGAATACCTGGTTCTAATTTAAAGACTAACCCGAAAGTACTGAATCTTATGATGCCATGGGATTCATTAATTCAAAAAACATGTAAAGCAGACTAA
- a CDS encoding N-acetylmuramoyl-L-alanine amidase yields the protein MKLKQLFLKNNECYIRNEKMTPKGIMVHSTGANNPSLKRYVGPDDGELGVNKYNNHWNQYRPSGRQVCVHAFIGKLDNGNIATYQTLPWDIVGWHSGSGSKGSANRLGYIGFEICEDGLNDKTYFDKVYLEAVELCVYLCKMYKLTEKDIICHSEGHKQGIASNHADVMHWFPRHGKSMDTFRADVKKLLEVKPTETEKPKYYRVQVGAFSNKANAEKLAAELKAKGYSTYIVYS from the coding sequence ATGAAACTAAAGCAGTTATTCTTGAAAAATAATGAATGCTATATAAGAAATGAAAAGATGACACCTAAAGGAATAATGGTACACAGTACAGGTGCTAACAATCCAAGTCTTAAAAGATATGTAGGACCTGATGATGGAGAGCTTGGAGTAAACAAATATAATAACCATTGGAACCAATATAGACCAAGTGGTAGACAGGTTTGTGTTCATGCTTTCATAGGGAAATTAGATAATGGTAACATTGCTACATATCAAACATTGCCTTGGGATATAGTAGGTTGGCACAGTGGAAGTGGAAGTAAAGGATCAGCTAATAGATTAGGTTACATTGGTTTTGAGATATGTGAAGACGGACTAAATGATAAAACATACTTTGACAAGGTTTATTTAGAGGCTGTAGAACTATGTGTATACCTTTGTAAGATGTATAAGCTAACAGAGAAAGATATCATATGTCATAGTGAGGGGCATAAACAAGGAATTGCTTCTAATCACGCTGATGTGATGCATTGGTTCCCAAGACATGGTAAGTCAATGGACACATTTAGAGCAGATGTTAAAAAACTATTAGAAGTTAAGCCAACAGAAACTGAAAAACCAAAATACTATAGAGTACAAGTTGGTGCTTTTAGTAATAAAGCAAATGCAGAGAAATTAGCAGCAGAACTAAAGGCTAAAGGATATAGTACTTATATAGTGTACTCTTAA
- a CDS encoding phage terminase large subunit, translated as MSKRNKSSGLQINMNNLIIDTFTNVVSLVMNRKVDRLALKGGRSSTKSQIAAYIILMFCMIFNVSAIAIIKIDSRVRERLVPTFISAMNYMGIRHRWKYRKSPDEFVLLDKFGRETDVSIRMMGCKDPELVRSARSRSGQPFGIVWFEEAANFASYKVVKDMEDTLYRGGAIIIYTYNPPRSTSAWVNELFNKPCGKVLGYDSNEHHSEFISEYEEPELDSDGNKTGNMRTVQVVERLVVHHSTYKDVIDSGHASWLQPSFIASILKSEKENYDFYRWNYLGEVIGTDANIFSNVYDINIDEVKEQLDIDRVYRGLDWGYGGPDPTSYTEWFIDRKNNDLYLLAGFHRPNMSPEEVAEKIKELNKFNFQVIADCGVPLLNTGLMNNGVNVRPVKKQRIDIGIRVLQSFNHIYIDKRKFPEQFNEFKNAEWKVDEKTDSITSTPVDKNNHSIDSCRYSLEEYIKNLT; from the coding sequence ATGAGTAAACGGAATAAATCATCTGGACTACAGATAAATATGAACAATTTAATAATAGATACATTTACAAATGTAGTTAGTCTTGTAATGAATAGGAAAGTTGATAGGTTAGCACTTAAAGGTGGAAGAAGTAGTACAAAATCACAGATTGCAGCTTATATAATACTTATGTTCTGTATGATATTTAATGTAAGTGCTATAGCTATAATTAAAATTGACAGTAGAGTAAGAGAAAGACTTGTACCTACATTTATATCAGCTATGAATTATATGGGAATTAGGCATAGGTGGAAATATAGAAAATCACCTGATGAATTCGTATTACTTGATAAGTTTGGTAGAGAAACAGATGTATCAATTAGAATGATGGGGTGTAAAGACCCTGAATTAGTTAGATCAGCAAGATCAAGAAGTGGTCAACCATTTGGAATAGTATGGTTTGAAGAGGCTGCTAACTTCGCTTCATATAAAGTAGTTAAAGATATGGAAGACACTTTATATCGTGGTGGAGCTATTATTATTTATACTTATAACCCTCCAAGAAGTACAAGTGCTTGGGTTAACGAATTGTTTAACAAGCCATGTGGTAAAGTTTTGGGATATGATAGTAATGAACATCATTCAGAATTTATTAGTGAATATGAAGAACCAGAGCTTGATTCAGATGGTAATAAAACAGGTAATATGAGAACTGTACAAGTAGTTGAAAGACTTGTAGTACATCATTCAACATACAAGGATGTTATAGATTCTGGACATGCTAGTTGGTTACAGCCTTCTTTTATAGCCTCAATACTAAAATCAGAAAAGGAAAACTATGATTTCTACAGGTGGAACTACTTAGGTGAGGTAATTGGTACAGATGCTAATATCTTTAGTAATGTATATGACATTAATATTGATGAAGTTAAAGAACAGTTAGACATAGATAGAGTTTATAGGGGACTTGACTGGGGTTATGGCGGACCAGACCCTACATCATACACTGAATGGTTCATTGATAGAAAGAATAATGACTTATATTTATTAGCAGGGTTTCATAGACCAAACATGTCACCTGAAGAAGTAGCAGAGAAGATAAAAGAGCTCAATAAATTTAACTTTCAAGTTATAGCTGATTGCGGTGTTCCATTACTTAATACAGGTTTAATGAATAATGGAGTAAATGTAAGACCTGTTAAGAAACAGCGAATAGATATAGGAATAAGAGTGTTGCAGAGTTTTAATCATATTTATATAGACAAGAGAAAATTTCCAGAGCAATTTAATGAATTTAAGAATGCAGAATGGAAGGTGGATGAGAAAACTGATTCTATTACATCAACACCTGTAGATAAGAATAATCACTCAATAGATAGTTGTAGATATAGTTTAGAAGAATATATCAAGAATTTAACGTAG
- a CDS encoding TnsA endonuclease C-terminal domain-containing protein yields MLTTTFILTLRNHKYVARTVKSSSELEKKSVLERLEIERRYWTAKEIDFGIITQKEIPIKMVKNIEWVHQSLYTFEERGLTKSLLENYCTILINKFRDSNYSIRKITSDFDKENNVSDGTGLYIFKYLLASKFITIEMNESIDITKSNPKIVIDWGARYASNQ; encoded by the coding sequence ATCCTTACTACTACATTTATACTTACTTTAAGAAATCATAAATATGTTGCAAGGACAGTAAAATCATCAAGTGAGTTAGAGAAAAAGTCTGTATTAGAAAGATTGGAAATAGAAAGGCGATACTGGACAGCAAAAGAAATTGATTTTGGAATAATTACTCAAAAAGAAATACCAATTAAAATGGTAAAAAATATAGAGTGGGTACATCAAAGTTTATATACTTTTGAAGAAAGAGGTTTAACAAAAAGTTTATTGGAGAATTATTGTACCATTCTAATTAATAAATTTAGAGACAGTAATTATTCAATAAGGAAAATAACTTCAGATTTTGATAAAGAAAATAATGTATCAGATGGCACAGGACTATACATATTTAAATACCTTCTAGCATCTAAATTTATAACTATTGAAATGAATGAATCAATAGATATAACAAAAAGTAATCCAAAAATAGTTATTGATTGGGGTGCAAGATATGCTTCGAATCAATAG
- a CDS encoding phage portal protein, with product MELNDNFIYRSDSKGQYDTNLNILKPGNVFPSNEVRGRNRVYRYCKKLYSGEYAKNKKIIALVNNKETEIPYRVLSMNQFKLIVNKMFSLMFQNEISIKTGDVERDKTVVSLAERTNWFNSIGRAIKMVETCGDAFLKTYINGVSPVSPLNCFKVVHPSDINTTLAFVLYEYLTNEEETKYTHMRVEIHTKGFIYEKVFHYSGDGKSGVLGESVDYEYRGRLISKDWTITETDIEDACCIQHLGVDIEADGVYGSSPLLDIQNIVFMLEARVSSEYHVIANHENPLLIMGQEMFMPDEKTGGYKLREVNGKFIVKNAGDNSSPEYVTWDGKLDNSSELREDLMDYLYELSEMCKPFMTGEYTGNISEETLNNTIKSAIDKANRHVTEMWSAIRESLYVLCRLNDIDVSIQEINIEFNIGRTDDDKVVSEIAETYIKNNIFSIGTILEKYHGYTSAQAKAEIEKIIAEKRLLNGLEKEEESYETD from the coding sequence ATGGAATTAAACGACAATTTTATATATAGGAGTGACTCTAAAGGTCAATATGATACTAACCTTAATATACTTAAGCCTGGTAATGTATTTCCAAGCAATGAGGTCAGGGGGAGAAATAGAGTATACAGATATTGTAAGAAATTGTACAGTGGAGAGTATGCTAAAAATAAAAAGATTATAGCATTAGTAAATAATAAAGAGACTGAAATACCTTATAGAGTACTTTCTATGAATCAATTCAAACTGATAGTAAATAAAATGTTTAGTTTGATGTTCCAGAATGAAATAAGTATTAAGACTGGTGATGTTGAAAGAGATAAAACAGTAGTAAGTTTAGCTGAAAGAACTAACTGGTTTAATTCAATTGGTAGAGCAATTAAAATGGTAGAAACTTGTGGTGATGCATTTTTAAAGACATATATAAATGGTGTTAGTCCAGTATCTCCATTGAATTGTTTTAAGGTAGTACACCCAAGTGATATTAATACTACATTAGCATTTGTGTTATACGAGTATTTAACTAATGAAGAAGAAACAAAGTACACGCACATGAGAGTTGAAATACATACTAAAGGATTTATATACGAGAAGGTATTTCATTATTCTGGTGATGGTAAAAGTGGTGTACTTGGAGAGTCTGTAGATTACGAATACAGAGGAAGGTTAATCAGTAAAGACTGGACAATAACAGAAACTGATATAGAAGATGCTTGTTGTATACAGCATTTAGGTGTTGATATAGAGGCAGATGGTGTTTATGGGTCTTCTCCCTTACTTGATATACAAAACATAGTGTTTATGTTGGAGGCAAGGGTATCAAGTGAGTATCACGTTATAGCAAACCATGAGAACCCATTATTAATAATGGGACAAGAAATGTTTATGCCTGATGAAAAGACTGGTGGCTATAAACTAAGAGAAGTAAACGGTAAATTTATAGTTAAAAACGCTGGTGATAATAGCTCACCTGAATATGTAACATGGGATGGTAAGCTAGATAATTCAAGTGAACTTAGAGAAGATTTAATGGACTATTTGTATGAATTATCTGAAATGTGTAAGCCATTTATGACTGGTGAATACACAGGTAATATAAGTGAGGAAACACTTAACAATACAATCAAGTCAGCTATTGATAAAGCGAATAGACACGTAACAGAAATGTGGAGTGCAATTAGAGAAAGTTTATATGTATTATGTAGACTAAACGATATAGATGTAAGTATTCAAGAGATAAATATAGAGTTCAACATTGGTAGAACTGATGATGACAAAGTAGTTTCTGAAATAGCTGAAACTTATATAAAGAATAACATATTTAGTATTGGAACTATTCTTGAAAAATATCATGGATACACATCAGCACAGGCTAAAGCAGAGATTGAGAAAATTATAGCTGAAAAACGACTATTAAATGGTTTAGAAAAGGAGGAAGAAAGTTATGAAACTGATTGA
- the nrdD gene encoding anaerobic ribonucleoside-triphosphate reductase, which produces MVKYVSETIRGKNVPFERIRRITGYLVGGMNRWNSAKSAEEKDRVKHT; this is translated from the coding sequence ATGGTGAAATATGTAAGTGAAACAATTAGAGGGAAAAATGTACCATTTGAAAGAATAAGAAGAATCACAGGTTATTTAGTTGGAGGCATGAATAGATGGAATTCAGCTAAATCAGCAGAAGAAAAAGATAGAGTTAAACATACTTAA
- a CDS encoding DUF3846 domain-containing protein, with the protein MKVVYIEPNKNAEIREIGSRLEDMQGIVGGSIEMTRPFNDPVAIISNDEGKLMGLEPNRGLTYNNGELYDIIVGTFFICLARPDSEDFESLTDELASKYLKMFYESEKFMVVNGVLLSFKCDTEHI; encoded by the coding sequence ATGAAAGTAGTTTATATAGAACCAAATAAGAATGCAGAGATTAGAGAGATTGGTTCAAGACTTGAAGATATGCAAGGCATAGTAGGTGGTAGTATAGAAATGACACGTCCATTTAATGATCCAGTTGCTATAATAAGTAACGATGAAGGAAAATTGATGGGTTTAGAACCAAACAGAGGGTTAACATATAACAATGGAGAATTATACGATATAATAGTAGGAACATTCTTCATATGTTTAGCAAGACCAGATAGTGAAGATTTTGAAAGCTTAACAGATGAATTAGCCAGCAAGTATTTAAAAATGTTTTACGAGTCAGAGAAATTTATGGTAGTCAATGGAGTGTTATTATCATTCAAATGTGATACAGAGCATATATAA
- a CDS encoding site-specific DNA-methyltransferase: protein MELLDFRYECEDALEFSKKLEDNSVKLIITSPPYNIGKEYETKTSIEEYISNMEPMIAEFVRILREDGSICWQVGNYVDNGEVFPLDIYFYMMFKKHGLKLRNRIIWHFGHGLHCTNRFSGRYETILWFTKSDDYTFNLDDVRVPAKYPGKRYYKGDKKGQVSGNPKGKNPEDVWEMTLDRLYDDWEKLVWNIPNVKANHVEKVDHPCQFPIELVERCVLAMTNENDIVYDPFAGVGSTLLGALKNNRVAYGTELEQKYIDTGLSRIDQLKQGTLKTRPIYKEIHKPKPTDKVAQIPEEWKDENSTGI, encoded by the coding sequence ATGGAATTATTAGACTTTAGATATGAATGTGAAGACGCTTTAGAATTTAGTAAAAAATTAGAGGATAACTCTGTTAAATTGATTATAACATCACCACCATATAATATAGGAAAAGAATATGAAACGAAAACAAGTATAGAAGAATATATATCAAATATGGAACCAATGATAGCTGAATTTGTTAGAATACTCAGAGAAGATGGTAGTATATGCTGGCAAGTAGGAAATTACGTAGATAACGGAGAAGTGTTCCCATTAGATATATACTTCTACATGATGTTTAAGAAACATGGCTTGAAATTAAGGAATAGAATCATCTGGCATTTTGGTCATGGACTACATTGCACTAATAGGTTTAGCGGAAGATATGAAACAATACTATGGTTTACTAAGAGTGATGACTACACGTTTAACTTAGATGACGTAAGAGTTCCAGCTAAATACCCAGGTAAGAGATATTACAAAGGAGATAAAAAAGGACAAGTTAGTGGAAATCCAAAAGGAAAGAACCCTGAGGACGTATGGGAAATGACATTAGATAGATTATATGATGACTGGGAGAAGTTAGTTTGGAATATACCAAATGTTAAGGCTAACCATGTAGAGAAAGTGGATCACCCTTGTCAATTTCCAATAGAACTTGTAGAGCGTTGTGTTTTAGCAATGACAAATGAGAATGACATAGTATATGACCCCTTTGCAGGTGTTGGTTCTACATTACTTGGAGCATTGAAGAATAACAGAGTTGCATATGGAACAGAACTTGAGCAGAAATACATTGACACTGGTTTATCCAGAATAGACCAATTAAAACAAGGCACCTTAAAGACTAGACCTATATATAAAGAAATTCATAAGCCGAAACCGACGGATAAGGTTGCTCAGATACCAGAGGAGTGGAAGGATGAAAATAGCACAGGTATATAG
- a CDS encoding site-specific integrase translates to MASIEHRGGKSYRASFYHKGNRATKVFEAKDEKDAKLKAAVMEVRFRETGSVDGETKADKEGLLVADLAQEYMNIKTRGDDPIKEKTRQKYQDLLDNYILPYWKGRIANSITPFEVEKFKQFLCTPEARVNKNKKEPFAKSTISEIYKLFAYMMNKAEIWEFIDKNPCRKIEMPKVPKREKIYYRPEEITELLSLIKRDTQLELARTELMKEQTNFKPFTVQKKIITALKNQLVINIAIKTGSRRGAIAALRRGDINLTDKYITFSRQVVYTPGKGTYLEEGLKTQDKNTVFINDSLVEMIERYYVELDKLFELSDGKIPKTDLLFMKMSDTQKYKAGDLLNPDNISSEFKRYIKRKGLREIPFHKLRSTNITYLANSGVDLVTVSELAGHSDTSVTKDYYVASYDSSKVDAANKFNTIDEMVKNYGKEDNSSGLLEERL, encoded by the coding sequence ATGGCAAGTATAGAACACAGAGGTGGAAAGAGTTACAGAGCTTCCTTTTATCATAAAGGAAACAGAGCTACTAAGGTATTCGAGGCAAAGGATGAGAAAGATGCAAAACTAAAAGCAGCAGTCATGGAAGTTAGATTTAGAGAAACAGGTAGTGTAGATGGAGAAACAAAGGCTGATAAAGAGGGTTTACTGGTAGCTGACTTAGCACAGGAATACATGAACATTAAAACAAGGGGAGATGACCCAATAAAAGAGAAGACTAGACAGAAATATCAAGACCTATTAGATAACTATATACTTCCATATTGGAAAGGACGTATAGCAAACTCAATTACACCTTTTGAGGTAGAAAAGTTTAAACAGTTTCTATGTACACCAGAGGCAAGAGTAAATAAAAATAAGAAAGAACCATTTGCTAAGAGTACAATATCAGAGATATATAAGCTGTTTGCTTACATGATGAATAAAGCTGAAATATGGGAATTCATAGATAAGAACCCCTGTAGAAAGATAGAAATGCCTAAAGTACCAAAGAGGGAGAAAATATATTATAGACCTGAAGAAATAACGGAGTTGCTAAGTTTAATCAAAAGGGATACTCAATTAGAGTTAGCTAGGACAGAGCTAATGAAGGAACAGACTAATTTTAAACCATTCACGGTACAGAAAAAAATAATAACAGCATTGAAAAATCAATTGGTAATAAACATTGCAATTAAAACTGGGTCAAGACGTGGAGCAATTGCAGCATTGAGAAGAGGTGATATTAATCTAACAGATAAGTATATTACATTTAGTAGGCAGGTAGTGTATACACCAGGTAAAGGAACATATTTAGAAGAAGGATTAAAGACACAGGATAAGAACACAGTATTTATCAATGACAGTTTAGTTGAGATGATAGAGAGATACTATGTAGAGCTTGATAAATTGTTTGAACTATCAGATGGAAAAATACCGAAGACTGATTTGTTATTTATGAAAATGAGTGATACACAGAAATACAAAGCAGGTGATTTATTAAATCCAGATAATATCAGTAGTGAATTTAAACGGTATATTAAAAGGAAAGGCTTAAGGGAGATACCATTTCATAAACTTAGGAGTACAAATATAACCTATCTTGCAAATAGTGGGGTAGATTTAGTAACTGTATCTGAATTAGCTGGACATAGTGATACTTCTGTAACTAAGGACTATTATGTGGCAAGTTATGATTCGTCAAAAGTGGATGCAGCTAACAAGTTCAATACAATAGATGAAATGGTTAAGAACTATGGTAAGGAAGATAACTCAAGTGGTTTATTAGAAGAAAGACTATAG
- a CDS encoding helix-turn-helix domain-containing protein, whose product MLTNKYGNKAEVVNGMVCGNCGSEDVYTVTPYTMDVIQTAVFLGCSEYKVKDMCRKREIPHLRYGNKPQGKIYFTQKALIEWLEKQERRNWR is encoded by the coding sequence ATGTTAACAAACAAGTATGGAAACAAAGCAGAAGTAGTGAATGGAATGGTCTGTGGGAATTGTGGCTCAGAAGATGTTTACACTGTAACCCCATATACAATGGACGTTATACAGACAGCAGTTTTCTTAGGATGTTCAGAATACAAGGTAAAAGATATGTGTAGGAAAAGGGAAATACCACATCTAAGATACGGAAACAAACCCCAAGGAAAGATATATTTCACTCAGAAGGCATTGATTGAGTGGTTAGAAAAGCAGGAACGAAGGAACTGGAGGTAA
- a CDS encoding BglII/BstYI family type II restriction endonuclease, with translation MKIAQVYSHLNGLEFLMVHKPQLWEEIKQAIEAVDASLVMDKISKEKTMVGRKLYSPSGLNKLFKAEFKQRDWEEVRVPYCVNEDLDTTRQIANILDRNEQRKIIEENGFRSFNTYNQIDFVKDRVAIEIQFGKYFSVQYDLHVKHTFFYGIGDIDVGIEIIPNHNLMSQMSTGVAWYENELMNIVREGRSNPSVPIILIGIEP, from the coding sequence ATGAAAATAGCACAGGTATATAGTCATTTGAATGGACTTGAGTTTTTAATGGTACACAAGCCTCAATTATGGGAAGAAATAAAACAGGCAATAGAGGCTGTTGATGCTTCTTTAGTTATGGATAAGATAAGCAAAGAGAAAACTATGGTAGGCAGAAAGTTATATAGTCCATCTGGTTTAAATAAGTTATTCAAAGCAGAGTTTAAACAGAGAGATTGGGAAGAGGTCAGAGTACCATATTGTGTAAACGAGGATTTAGATACTACAAGACAGATTGCCAACATTTTAGATAGAAACGAGCAAAGAAAGATTATAGAAGAGAATGGGTTTAGAAGTTTCAATACATATAATCAAATTGACTTCGTTAAGGATAGAGTAGCAATCGAGATACAATTTGGTAAGTACTTTTCAGTTCAATATGACTTACACGTAAAGCATACTTTCTTCTATGGTATAGGAGATATAGACGTAGGAATTGAAATAATACCAAATCATAATCTTATGAGTCAAATGTCTACAGGTGTAGCTTGGTACGAGAACGAGCTAATGAATATAGTTCGTGAGGGTAGGTCAAATCCATCAGTGCCAATTATACTTATAGGTATAGAACCTTGA